The segment TTATCTTACGGATTATCCACCGCTCGATTTAAAAGAATGGGCCGATATGGTTTCTAATGAATTTGGGATAAAAAAAACCAGGGAATTGCCAATGCCAATTCTTAAAATCGTATCAAAGGCAGGAGATTTACTGCAAAAAATAGGCTGGCAAAATCCACCTTTAACTACTTTCAGGTTAAATAATTTAATTACAAATATGGTTTACGATACCAAAAGTCTGGAAAAGCTTTGCGGTAAATTACCTTATTCTTTAGATGAAGGAGTTTCAATGACTGCTTCCTGGTTAAAGAAAAATTAAAATATTTGATATAGATAAAAACATACTTTCAATGACAATTCAAATTTTAGGAATTCAATTCTTTAAAGGAAAAACAGAAGAGGTATTTACATTTTTAAAAAACAAAGGCGGTCTGCTTACAGTACCAGCTGCTCCGGCTCTTGTAACTATTGCTCACGATAAAGAATATTATGATGCTTTGCTCGAGTCCGATATAGTAATTCCGGATAGTGGTTATATGATATTAATTTGGAATACATTTTTTAAAAGTAAAATAAACAAAATTTCAGGTTTGGAATTCATCAATTTTTTTGTCGAAAACATAAACAAATTTAAAGACGACACTTTTTTTCTAGTGAACCCTTCGGATGTTGATGGTAAAATAAATAAGGATTTTTTAAATAGTAAAGGGTTAAAAATAGAAGAAAAAGATATTTATACCGCGCCATTTTATAATGGAGATGTCAGAGACACTAAACTTTTGACATTAATAGAAGCTCAAAAGCCAAAATGGATTTTTATCAACATTGGTGGCGGAACCCAAGAAAAGCTTGGTTTGTTTTTAAAGCACAAGCTGTCTTATTCTCCGGCAATTTTGTGTACAGGAGCAGCATTGGCTTTTAAAACAGGCAGACAGGTAAACATGCCAGGTTGGGTAGATTATATTTATATGGGTTGGTTATTGCGATGTATTTCAAATCCAAAGGTGTTTATCCCCAGATATTTTAGTGGCTTTAAGCTTTTAAACATGATTTTAATTAATAAATCGAATAAGGTAACTGTTAATAACTAATAACTTATAAAAATAATTCATAAATTCGCACCTTGAAAAAAGAATAATTCAATTAAAAATGAAGAAAATACTAGTATGTGGCGCAGGGGGGTTTATTGGAGGACACCTTGTAAATAGATTAAAATCAGAAGGACATTGGGTAAGAGGAGTCGATTTAAAAGAAAACGAATACGGTAACAATAATTCGGATGAATTCATACTAGGAGATTTAAGAGATCCGGTTGTTGCCCAAAAAGCAGTAAAAGGAATTGATGAAGTTTATCAATTAGCAGCAGATATGGGCGGTGCCGGTTATATTTTTACCGGCGATCATGATGCTGATGTAATGAATAACTCTGCACTATGTAATCTTAATGTACTGGGCGCTTCACAAAAAGAAGGAGTTAAGAAAATATTCTATTCTTCCTCTGCTTGTATGTATCCTGAGTATAACCAAATGGATCCGGACAACCCTAAATGTTCTGAAGATTCAGCATATCCTGCAGCTCCTGATAGTGAATATGGCTGGGAAAAGCTATTCAGCGAAAGACTTTATTTATCGTATCATAGAAACTACGGAATAGAAGTTAGAATAGCAAGATTTCACAATATTTTTGGGCCTCAGGGAACCTGGAATGGAGGGAAGGAAAAAGCACCGGCAGCTATGTGCAGAAAAGCAGCCGAAGCAGAAGACGGAACAAGCATAGAGGTATGGGGAGACGGAAAACAAACACGTTCTTTCTTATATATTGATGAATGTGTTGAAGCAGTTATGAGATTAATGAATTCGGATTTTACAGGACCTGTTAATATTGGTTCAGAAGAGATGATTTCCATCAATGACTTTGCACAGATGGCGATTGATATTTCCGGAAAAAAATTAAAAATCAACAACATTCCCGGACCAACAGGAGTAAGAGGAAGAAATTCAGATAATAAATTATTGTTCGAAAAACTGCAATGGGCACCTTCTTTATCTTTGATTGACGGAATGAAAAAAACGTATTCCTGGATAGACAGTCAAATTCAGGTTGAAGTAAAAAAATAAAAAGCAGGATAGCATAATTAATGCCTCAAAACCCGAAGGGTTTTGGGGCTTTTTTTTGAGGTTTAATTCGTTAAATTCATTTGACACATATTTGTTTGTCAAATATTTTTAATAACAGAATAAAAAATCATAACTTGCCATTGATACAAAAATAGTGGACACTGCTATTAATGATTTTGACAAGAATAAAATAAATGAAGAATAACTATCCATTTTTTAAGTTTTTTTCTCTGAAAACAAATCAAGAGCTTAACAAAGAGACACCACTTTATTTATTAATTTTTGTGTTGCTCTCCATCCCGCTGCCACATTCGGTAAACAGTATCGCTATTGGCTTATTGGTTTTTTCAACCTTCTTTTTTTTCAAAAAGCAGAATTTTAAGATAGACTATACATTATTATTTCCCATACTGCTGTATCTTTTGATGCTGCTTTCCTATTTTTGGACCATAGATAAAAGTTTAACATTACCGGCATTATCAAAAGAATTACCCTTTCTCCTCATACCTTTATGTTTCATTATTTTCGGAGGAATATCTAAATATCAAAAGCAACTTATTCTGCAGGTATACAGTTATGGGATATTGGTGTATGCCTTATTTTATCTTGTCAAAGCAACAATACGTTATTTTTCCTCGCACGATAGCAGTGTTTTCTTTTACCACGAATTGGTAACCAAAGATGTGAATGCCATACATGTTTCGGTCTACATGGCCATTTCATTTTTTTACTTCTACACAAAACCGATAAAAAAAATCATTGATTTCCTATGCATTGGTATTTTGCTGTTGATGGTTATTCTACTCTCTTCCCAAAACATTATTATAGCATTTATTGGTTTGATAATAGTATATCATTTGTTCTACTCCAAACTTTCTAAGCAATTGCGTTTGAAAAATCTGATAGTATTCTTGATCCTGGTTCTATCATTAGGGTTTATAGGAAGTATAAAAGATAAATTACATCATGAGTATGAAACAATAATGACAGATAGTACTGTAAATGATGTTATTTCAAAAGAAAACAAAACAACATTTTACAATGTCAGCATAAAACAGGCCTGGACAAATACAGTCTTCAATCAAAATGATTTTTTCCCAGGAACAGCCTTCAGGGTATACCAGTTTAGAATATTTTTAGAAATGATGAATGAAGACAACATTTTTTGGAAAGGTTATGGACTGAACGCATCTTATCCCAAAATTGAAGCTAAAGGCGTGGCTTATCATGTATATCAGGGTGATGATTCCAGTGATGGATATCAAAAGATGAATTTTCACAATCAATATGTTCAGAATTTTGCAGATTTGGGAGTTTTTGGCTTTTTATTGATAGTAATAATGCTTTTTATTAACGTTAAAAATGCAATCAAAACAAAAGATTTTGTGAATTTTGCTTTCGCATTTCTAATGATAAGTTTATTTTTGACCGAATCATTTTTATGGAGGCAACGAGGCGTGGTTTTTTTCACTATGATGTATTGTCTTTTTAATTCAGGGATTAATCAAAAGAATCCTAGTGTAGAATAAATTTTATATGAAAAAAATATTAATTACTGGTGCGGCTGGGTTTTTGGGTTCTCATCTTTGTGACCGTTTTATCGCAGAAGGATACTTCGTCATAGGAATGGATAACCTGATTACAGGAGATTTAAAAAACATAGAACATTTATTTAAACATAAGAATTTTGAGTTTTATCATCATGATGTTACCAAATTTGTTCACGTACCGGGTGATTTAGATTATATTCTTCATTTTGCATCACCCGCAAGTCCGATAGATTATTTAAAAATCCCAATCCAAACCCTAAAGGTTGGTTCACTTGGAACCCACAATCTTTTAGGTCTGGCTCGGGTAAAAAAGGCCAGGATTCTTATTGCTTCAACTTCTGAAATTTATGGTGATCCATTGGTACATCCACAAACAGAAGATTACTATGGTAATGTAAATACTATTGGACCAAGAGGTGTCTATGATGAAGCCAAACGTTTTCAGGAATCAATTACAATGGCTTACCACACTTTTCACGGGGTAGAAACAAGAATCGTTAGAATATTCAATACCTATGGACCAAGAATGCGACTAAATGACGGGCGTGTTATTCCGGCATTCATTGGTCAGGCATTACGCGGAGAAGATTTGACGATTTTTGGAGATGGAAGTCAAACGCGGTCATTTTGTTATGTAACAGATCAGGTTGAAGGCATTTTCAGATTATTGCATTCAGATTACGAGCAGCCTGTAAACATTGGAAATCCAAACGAAATTACCATTAAGGATTTCGCTGAAGAAATTATTAAATTAACAGGCACAAACCAAAAAGTAGTTTATCATCCGTTGCCAATTAACGATCCGATGCAGAGACAGCCTGACACAACACGAGCTAAAAACATTTTAGGCTGGGAAGCAAAAGTTTCAAGAGAAGAAGGAATGAAATTAACGTATGAATACTTTAAATCACTTTCTTCAGAAGAACTTTTAAAAGAAGAACATAAAAACTTCAAAAGTTATATCCACTAGTATTTTATGGTTGCACAGCATACAGGGAGGTATTCAAAATACATTAGACCGATTAGTATATTATTCGATTTAATTGTCATAACTATATTTAGTCTTTATTTCTTTAGGGATTTAAGACTAAATAAGGTGTATTATTTGGCTTACCAAACTATCACCTGGATTTCCATAGCGGTTATAGTAAGATATTATGAAATTTTCAGGTTTACTACTCCGGTAGATATTCTGACTAAACTGATGAAGCAATTCAGTGTGTTTCTATTGATTGTCATTGCTTTCTTTCCTTTTGCAAAGACGTCAATTTTTAGCGGTTCAGCTGTGGCGCTTTTTATGTCTGTGACCTTCATTATTGTTGTTGCCTTTAAAACCTTTTTATTTATTTATTTAAAAAGGTATAGGATTGTTACAGGAAGTAATTACAGAAATGCAATTATCATCGGATATACACCTGAAGCAATTCGGTTAAAGGAAGTTTTTGAAACAAGGATAGATTACGGGTATAGGTTTGCGGGATATTTCTCGGACAAAAAGCAGAATCCAAATATTGTTGGGAAAATAGACGATATTAAAAGTTTTACCATAGAAAATAAAATAGATGAGATTTATTGTTCTTTAAATGAAATTTCAAATGAAAAACTGAAAGAGTTAGTCGAATTTGCCGACGATAATAAAAAGGCAATTAAATTCATTCCTGATACTAAAGAAATTTTTTCTAAAAATTTAAAAGTTGATTATTACGAATTGTTTCCGGTACTATCTCTTCAAAAAACACAACTGCATAATCCCTATATAAAAAGAGTTAAAAGGGCTTTTGATATTATTTTTTCATTATTTGTGATAATTTTTTTGTTATCGTGGCTGATTCCTATTTTGACTATTTTAATAAAATTGGAATCAAAAGGGCCTGTATTTTTTAAGCAGGGAAGACCGGGAATGGATGAAAAAGAATTTTTTTGTTATAAATTCCGTTCTATGCAGGTAAATGGATTTACCGAAAAGGAAGCCTCTAAAAATGACCCGAGAGTTACCAAGATGGGGAAATTTATGCGAAAAACAAGTATGGACGAATTACCACAGTTTTTCAATGTTTTACTCGGAGATATGTCGGTTGTTGGACCAAGACCACACTTATGGTCACAAAACAAAGCTTACGCCAGTAAAATAAAAAAATATATGGTACGTCATTATGTTAAACCCGGCATTACAGGTTTGGCACAAGTGAAAGGATTTAGAGGCGAAATTGAAACTGAAGAAGACATGGTAAACCGTATAAAACTTGATGTCTTTTATATCGAAAACTGGTCACTAATTATGGATATCAAAATCATTTTTCAAACAGTATTTAATATCTTCAAAGGAGAAGACAAAGCGTATTAGAAAACCTCTTTTTCAATTAGGATTTTCATTTGATTATCTAAATCGAATACTTTTAGGGATTCGTCAAAAATCTGTTTTTTCATCACATCCAATTCCGATTTTTTTACTCTCGAAATAGCCTTAAGTTTTTCGTTTAAATCGTCATAATTTCCAACGGATGCAACCCAACCCAAATTATTCTCATTAACAATAGTTTCACCTTCGCCACCACCAAAATATAGTATTGGAAAACCAAGTGAACCATATTCAAAAATCTTAGAAGGAACAGAACCATAAATCCTGGTTTTTAACGGAACAATGGCAATGTCAAACGATTTTAGTTTATTATGTAATTCCTTTCTATCTAACATTCCGTGAAAGAATAGCTGTTGTTCTTTTTGAGATGAAATCAGCCCTTCTATTTGCGTTTTTTCGGCGCCATCACCAAAGATGTGAAATTCTACATTTAGTCCTTTTAAATCGATTTTCTGGCACAATTCAAATACGCCTTGCGCAATTCCGAGAA is part of the Flavobacterium sangjuense genome and harbors:
- a CDS encoding WecB/TagA/CpsF family glycosyltransferase yields the protein MTIQILGIQFFKGKTEEVFTFLKNKGGLLTVPAAPALVTIAHDKEYYDALLESDIVIPDSGYMILIWNTFFKSKINKISGLEFINFFVENINKFKDDTFFLVNPSDVDGKINKDFLNSKGLKIEEKDIYTAPFYNGDVRDTKLLTLIEAQKPKWIFINIGGGTQEKLGLFLKHKLSYSPAILCTGAALAFKTGRQVNMPGWVDYIYMGWLLRCISNPKVFIPRYFSGFKLLNMILINKSNKVTVNN
- a CDS encoding O-antigen ligase family protein; the protein is MKNNYPFFKFFSLKTNQELNKETPLYLLIFVLLSIPLPHSVNSIAIGLLVFSTFFFFKKQNFKIDYTLLFPILLYLLMLLSYFWTIDKSLTLPALSKELPFLLIPLCFIIFGGISKYQKQLILQVYSYGILVYALFYLVKATIRYFSSHDSSVFFYHELVTKDVNAIHVSVYMAISFFYFYTKPIKKIIDFLCIGILLLMVILLSSQNIIIAFIGLIIVYHLFYSKLSKQLRLKNLIVFLILVLSLGFIGSIKDKLHHEYETIMTDSTVNDVISKENKTTFYNVSIKQAWTNTVFNQNDFFPGTAFRVYQFRIFLEMMNEDNIFWKGYGLNASYPKIEAKGVAYHVYQGDDSSDGYQKMNFHNQYVQNFADLGVFGFLLIVIMLFINVKNAIKTKDFVNFAFAFLMISLFLTESFLWRQRGVVFFTMMYCLFNSGINQKNPSVE
- a CDS encoding undecaprenyl-phosphate glucose phosphotransferase, which encodes MYYLAYQTITWISIAVIVRYYEIFRFTTPVDILTKLMKQFSVFLLIVIAFFPFAKTSIFSGSAVALFMSVTFIIVVAFKTFLFIYLKRYRIVTGSNYRNAIIIGYTPEAIRLKEVFETRIDYGYRFAGYFSDKKQNPNIVGKIDDIKSFTIENKIDEIYCSLNEISNEKLKELVEFADDNKKAIKFIPDTKEIFSKNLKVDYYELFPVLSLQKTQLHNPYIKRVKRAFDIIFSLFVIIFLLSWLIPILTILIKLESKGPVFFKQGRPGMDEKEFFCYKFRSMQVNGFTEKEASKNDPRVTKMGKFMRKTSMDELPQFFNVLLGDMSVVGPRPHLWSQNKAYASKIKKYMVRHYVKPGITGLAQVKGFRGEIETEEDMVNRIKLDVFYIENWSLIMDIKIIFQTVFNIFKGEDKAY
- a CDS encoding NAD-dependent epimerase/dehydratase family protein — encoded protein: MKKILVCGAGGFIGGHLVNRLKSEGHWVRGVDLKENEYGNNNSDEFILGDLRDPVVAQKAVKGIDEVYQLAADMGGAGYIFTGDHDADVMNNSALCNLNVLGASQKEGVKKIFYSSSACMYPEYNQMDPDNPKCSEDSAYPAAPDSEYGWEKLFSERLYLSYHRNYGIEVRIARFHNIFGPQGTWNGGKEKAPAAMCRKAAEAEDGTSIEVWGDGKQTRSFLYIDECVEAVMRLMNSDFTGPVNIGSEEMISINDFAQMAIDISGKKLKINNIPGPTGVRGRNSDNKLLFEKLQWAPSLSLIDGMKKTYSWIDSQIQVEVKK
- a CDS encoding UDP-glucuronic acid decarboxylase family protein; this encodes MKKILITGAAGFLGSHLCDRFIAEGYFVIGMDNLITGDLKNIEHLFKHKNFEFYHHDVTKFVHVPGDLDYILHFASPASPIDYLKIPIQTLKVGSLGTHNLLGLARVKKARILIASTSEIYGDPLVHPQTEDYYGNVNTIGPRGVYDEAKRFQESITMAYHTFHGVETRIVRIFNTYGPRMRLNDGRVIPAFIGQALRGEDLTIFGDGSQTRSFCYVTDQVEGIFRLLHSDYEQPVNIGNPNEITIKDFAEEIIKLTGTNQKVVYHPLPINDPMQRQPDTTRAKNILGWEAKVSREEGMKLTYEYFKSLSSEELLKEEHKNFKSYIH